A single genomic interval of Corvus hawaiiensis isolate bCorHaw1 chromosome 5, bCorHaw1.pri.cur, whole genome shotgun sequence harbors:
- the GRPEL1 gene encoding grpE protein homolog 1, mitochondrial, which yields MAAVAQCVRGALRPRLPLLSVALRTSPRLLCAATQQKNSGQNLEEDRSQSQNEQKVELSSAEKLLAEEKAKLEEQLKEVTDKYKRALADAENIRQRSQKLVEEAKLYGIQSFCKDLLEVADILEKATESVPKEEIKDDNPHLKSLYEGLVMTEVQIQKVFKKHGLLRLNPVGAKFDPYEHEALFHAPVEGQEPGTIALVSKIGYKLHGRTLRPALVGVVKDA from the exons ATGGCGGCCGTGGCCCAGTGCGTGCGGGGTGCGCTGCGCCCGCGCCTCCCGCTGCTGAGCGTCGCGCTGAG AACATCTCCACGACTGCTTTGTGCAgcaacacagcagaaaaacagtgGCCAGAACTTGGAAGAGGACCGGAGTCAGAGCCAAAATGAGCAGAAGGTGGaactcagctctgctgaaaaaCTGCTAGCTGAAGAAAAGGCCAAACTGGAAGAACAACTAAAAGAAGTTACT gaCAAGTACAAGCGTGCCTTGGCAGATGCAGAAAACATAAGGCAAAGAAGCCAGAAACTGGTAGAAGAGGCGAAGTTATACG GGATCCAGAGCTTCTGTAAGGACTTACTAGAAGTTGCAGACATTTTGGAGAAAGCAACAGAAAGTGTtccaaaagaagaaattaaggaTGACAATCCTCACTTAAAGAGCTTATATGAAGGTCTTGTTATGACAGAAGTACAGATtcaaaaagtgtttaaaaagcaTGGCCTGCTCAGACTGAACCCTGTTGGAGCCAAGTTCGATCCCTATGAACACGAAGCGCTGTTCCATGCTCCTGTGGAGGGGCAGGAGCCTGGCACGATTGCGTTGGTGTCCAAGATTGGCTATAAGCTGCACGGGCGCACGCTGCGGCCCGCCCTGGTGGGTGTTGTGAAAGACGCTTAG
- the TADA2B gene encoding transcriptional adapter 2-beta isoform X1: MAELGKKYCVYCLAEVSPLRFRCTECADIELCPECFSAGAEIGPHRRWHGYQLVDGGRFTLWGAEAEGGWSSREEQLLLDAIEQFGFGNWEDMAAHVGASRTPQEVMEHYVSMYIHGNLGKACIPDTIPNRVTDHTCPSGGPLSPSLTTPLPPLDISVAEQQQLGYMPLRDDYEIEYDQDAETLISGLSVNYDDDDVEIELKRAHVDMYVRKLKERQRRKNIARDYNLVPAFLGKDKKDKEKAPKRKITKEEKELRLKLRPLYQFMSCKEFEDFFENMHKERILRAKIRELQRYRRNGITKMEESAEYEAARHKREKRKENKNIASSKRGKEEGKEGEFAAIENLPGFELLSDREKVLCSSLNLSPARYVTVKTIIIKDHLQKRQGIPSKSRLPSYLDKVLKKRILNFLTESGWISRDAS; encoded by the exons ATGGCGGAACTGGGGAAGAAGTACTGCGTGTACTGCCTGGCCGAGGTGAGCCCGCTGCGCTTCCGCTGCACCGAGTGCGCCGACATCGAGCTCTGCCCCGAGTGCTTCTCGGCGGGCGCCGAGATCGGCCCGCACCGCCGATGGCACGGCTACCAGCTGGTGGACGGCGGCCGCTTCACCCTCTGGGGCGCCGAGGCCGAgggcggctggagcagccgtgaggagcagctgctgctggacgCCATCGAGCAGTTCGGCTTCGGCAACTGG gaGGACATGGCTGCTCATGTGGGAGCATCCCGAACACCTCAGGAGGTGATGGAACACTATGTGAGCATGTATATCCATGGCAACCTGGGAAAAGCCTGCATCCCTGACACTATTCCAAACAGAGTGACGGACCACACGTGTCCCAGTGGCGGCCCGCTGTCCCCCAGCCTGACGacgccgctgccgccgctggaCATCTCGGTGgccgagcagcagcagctgggctaCATGCCGCTCCGCGACGACTATGAGATCGAGTACGACCAGGACGCCGAGACGCTGATCAGCGGCCTTTCGGTAAACTACGATGACGACGACGTGGAGATCGAGTTAAAAAGAGCTCATGTGGACATGTACGTAAGGAAACTCAAGGAGAGGCAACGGCGGAAGAACATTGCGCGAGACTATAACTTGGTACCGGCCTTCCTGGGCAAGGATAAAAAAGACAAGGAGAAAGCTCCCAAACGAAAGATCacaaaagaagagaaggagTTGAGGCTGAAACTGAGGCCTTTGTACCAGTTCATGTCTTGTAAGGAGTTTGAAGACTTCTTTGAGAACATGCACAAGGAGAGGATACTTCGAGCAAAGATTCGGGAGCTGCAGCGGTATCGGCGAAATGGGATCACCAAAATGGAAGAGTCGGCAGAGTACGAGGCAGCCAGGCACAAACgggaaaagaggaaggagaacaaGAACATAGCTAGTTccaagagagggaaggaagagggtaAAGAAGGTGAATTTGCTGCCATTGAAAACCTGCCTGGCTTTGAACTCTTATCGGACAGGGAAAAGGTGCTCTGCAGTTCTCTGAACTTGAGTCCTGCACGTTATGTGACTGTAAAAACTATCATCATTAAAGACCATCTCCAAAAAAGACAAGGAATTCCTTCAAAGAGTCGCCTTCCCAGTTACTTAGATAAGGTACTgaagaaaaggattttaaacTTTCTGACAGAAAGTGGTTGGATATCCAGGGATGCTTCATGA
- the TADA2B gene encoding transcriptional adapter 2-beta isoform X2, with product MAELGKKYCVYCLAEEDMAAHVGASRTPQEVMEHYVSMYIHGNLGKACIPDTIPNRVTDHTCPSGGPLSPSLTTPLPPLDISVAEQQQLGYMPLRDDYEIEYDQDAETLISGLSVNYDDDDVEIELKRAHVDMYVRKLKERQRRKNIARDYNLVPAFLGKDKKDKEKAPKRKITKEEKELRLKLRPLYQFMSCKEFEDFFENMHKERILRAKIRELQRYRRNGITKMEESAEYEAARHKREKRKENKNIASSKRGKEEGKEGEFAAIENLPGFELLSDREKVLCSSLNLSPARYVTVKTIIIKDHLQKRQGIPSKSRLPSYLDKVLKKRILNFLTESGWISRDAS from the exons ATGGCGGAACTGGGGAAGAAGTACTGCGTGTACTGCCTGGCCGAG gaGGACATGGCTGCTCATGTGGGAGCATCCCGAACACCTCAGGAGGTGATGGAACACTATGTGAGCATGTATATCCATGGCAACCTGGGAAAAGCCTGCATCCCTGACACTATTCCAAACAGAGTGACGGACCACACGTGTCCCAGTGGCGGCCCGCTGTCCCCCAGCCTGACGacgccgctgccgccgctggaCATCTCGGTGgccgagcagcagcagctgggctaCATGCCGCTCCGCGACGACTATGAGATCGAGTACGACCAGGACGCCGAGACGCTGATCAGCGGCCTTTCGGTAAACTACGATGACGACGACGTGGAGATCGAGTTAAAAAGAGCTCATGTGGACATGTACGTAAGGAAACTCAAGGAGAGGCAACGGCGGAAGAACATTGCGCGAGACTATAACTTGGTACCGGCCTTCCTGGGCAAGGATAAAAAAGACAAGGAGAAAGCTCCCAAACGAAAGATCacaaaagaagagaaggagTTGAGGCTGAAACTGAGGCCTTTGTACCAGTTCATGTCTTGTAAGGAGTTTGAAGACTTCTTTGAGAACATGCACAAGGAGAGGATACTTCGAGCAAAGATTCGGGAGCTGCAGCGGTATCGGCGAAATGGGATCACCAAAATGGAAGAGTCGGCAGAGTACGAGGCAGCCAGGCACAAACgggaaaagaggaaggagaacaaGAACATAGCTAGTTccaagagagggaaggaagagggtaAAGAAGGTGAATTTGCTGCCATTGAAAACCTGCCTGGCTTTGAACTCTTATCGGACAGGGAAAAGGTGCTCTGCAGTTCTCTGAACTTGAGTCCTGCACGTTATGTGACTGTAAAAACTATCATCATTAAAGACCATCTCCAAAAAAGACAAGGAATTCCTTCAAAGAGTCGCCTTCCCAGTTACTTAGATAAGGTACTgaagaaaaggattttaaacTTTCTGACAGAAAGTGGTTGGATATCCAGGGATGCTTCATGA